One region of Syntrophobacterales bacterium genomic DNA includes:
- a CDS encoding bifunctional precorrin-2 dehydrogenase/sirohydrochlorin ferrochelatase, whose amino-acid sequence MSSLHSKLNTDVGYYPLFMNIAGKTCLVVGGGAVAERKVRMLLKFNAVVKLVSPEVTKGLLRLAETGRLHLEKRDYIENDLEGVVIAFAATDVENINSSIRAGAQKKNIPVNVVDNPRLCDFIVPSIVKKGPIVIAISTSGTLPSLSKRLKGLIADEIGNDYVRYADIVGKARKFLLDTEKDGKKRRMILSELGKMDIKEVNRMGFRKVKELFLTSGNK is encoded by the coding sequence GTGAGTTCACTACATTCGAAGTTAAACACTGATGTCGGGTATTATCCCCTGTTTATGAATATCGCAGGCAAGACTTGTCTTGTAGTCGGCGGCGGTGCGGTTGCGGAAAGAAAAGTAAGGATGCTTCTCAAGTTCAACGCGGTCGTCAAACTGGTGAGTCCCGAGGTCACGAAGGGTCTCTTGAGACTCGCGGAGACTGGACGGTTGCATCTGGAAAAACGAGACTATATAGAAAATGACCTAGAGGGAGTCGTTATCGCGTTTGCGGCGACCGATGTTGAAAATATCAATTCCAGCATAAGGGCCGGGGCGCAGAAAAAAAATATTCCCGTAAATGTGGTTGATAACCCGAGACTCTGTGATTTTATCGTCCCCTCCATAGTAAAGAAGGGGCCCATTGTCATCGCTATCTCCACTTCAGGAACCCTCCCTTCTTTGTCAAAAAGATTGAAAGGGTTGATTGCGGATGAGATCGGCAACGATTATGTCCGGTATGCGGATATAGTCGGCAAAGCAAGAAAATTCCTCCTTGACACAGAAAAGGATGGCAAGAAAAGGAGGATGATCCTAAGCGAGCTGGGAAAAATGGATATTAAAGAAGTAAATAGGATGGGTTTCCGCAAAGTCAAGGAACTGTTCCTCACGTCCGGCAACAAATGA
- a CDS encoding rubrerythrin family protein: MANLKGTKTEKNLMEAFAGESQARNKYTYFASKAKKDGYEQIAAVFEETAGNEKEHAKIWFKLFCGGEVPSTVDNLKAAAAGENGEWTDMYKRMATEAREEGFNDIAVLFDSVGAIEKEHEKRYLKLLKNIEDGSVFTKKEKSVWICRNCGHIVDSESAPDQCPVCDHPQAYFELRVINY, encoded by the coding sequence ATGGCGAACTTGAAAGGAACCAAGACCGAAAAAAATTTAATGGAGGCATTTGCGGGCGAAAGCCAAGCACGTAACAAGTATACCTATTTTGCTTCCAAAGCGAAAAAAGACGGCTACGAGCAGATCGCAGCCGTCTTTGAGGAAACAGCCGGTAACGAAAAGGAACATGCAAAGATTTGGTTTAAACTGTTCTGCGGCGGAGAAGTACCCAGCACTGTCGATAATCTCAAGGCTGCCGCTGCCGGTGAAAACGGTGAGTGGACTGATATGTACAAGCGCATGGCGACCGAGGCGCGCGAAGAAGGCTTTAACGACATCGCGGTCCTATTTGATTCGGTAGGTGCGATTGAGAAAGAGCATGAGAAACGCTATCTCAAACTGCTAAAAAACATTGAGGACGGTTCTGTCTTTACGAAAAAGGAAAAGTCTGTCTGGATTTGCCGCAACTGCGGCCACATCGTTGACAGTGAGAGCGCCCCGGACCAATGCCCTGTCTGCGACCATCCGCAGGCGTACTTTGAATTGCGCGTAATCAATTATTAA
- a CDS encoding acetyl-CoA carboxylase carboxyltransferase subunit alpha — protein sequence MRYYLDFEKRLEPLERRVDEIKRFYDTNDSHYSRELTSLQKKIAKMEKEIYGELTNWQRSQVSRHLNRPHTLDYVDSLFSDFTELHGDRKYRNDPAIVSGFAFLEGISVAVIGHQKGKDIRSMAFRNFGMAHPDGYRKAMRVMEMANRWGKPIITFIDTPGAFPGIEAEQRGQAEAIASSIYFMFSLDVPIITLVIGEGGSGGALAIGVGDRILMLENATYAVISPEGCAAILWRDGSKGPLAAEALKPTSYDLLKLKVIDDIIREPFGGAHRNWQETMKNTTPLLTNNLKTVMDMSPEVRKQKRYEKFRGMGVFEE from the coding sequence ATGAGATATTATCTTGATTTCGAAAAAAGACTTGAGCCTCTTGAGCGGCGAGTTGACGAGATAAAGAGGTTTTATGACACAAATGATTCTCATTATTCCCGTGAGCTTACCTCACTGCAAAAAAAGATCGCCAAGATGGAGAAAGAAATCTATGGCGAACTGACTAACTGGCAACGCTCTCAGGTTTCGAGGCACCTCAACAGGCCGCATACGCTTGATTATGTGGATAGCCTTTTTTCAGATTTCACCGAACTTCATGGTGACCGGAAGTACCGCAACGACCCTGCCATAGTCTCCGGGTTCGCATTTCTTGAAGGTATCAGTGTCGCGGTCATCGGACATCAGAAAGGCAAAGATATACGCAGCATGGCTTTCAGAAACTTCGGTATGGCCCATCCGGACGGTTACAGAAAAGCCATGAGGGTTATGGAAATGGCAAACCGCTGGGGAAAACCTATCATAACCTTCATAGACACTCCGGGAGCCTTTCCCGGAATTGAGGCGGAACAAAGAGGTCAGGCTGAAGCGATTGCATCAAGTATTTATTTCATGTTTTCTCTCGACGTTCCCATTATCACCCTTGTCATAGGAGAAGGGGGCAGCGGCGGGGCGTTGGCTATCGGGGTGGGTGATCGCATACTGATGCTGGAAAATGCCACTTATGCGGTAATCTCTCCCGAAGGGTGTGCAGCCATTCTCTGGAGGGATGGCTCAAAGGGTCCTCTCGCCGCCGAAGCCCTAAAACCCACTTCATATGATCTCCTGAAGTTGAAAGTGATCGACGATATTATCCGAGAACCCTTTGGGGGGGCACACAGGAATTGGCAGGAGACGATGAAGAACACAACGCCGCTGCTGACAAATAATCTGAAAACCGTAATGGACATGTCTCCCGAAGTGCGGAAGCAAAAACGCTATGAAAAATTCAGAGGAATGGGGGTTTTTGAGGAGTAA
- a CDS encoding DNA polymerase III subunit alpha: MSDFVHLHLHTQFSLLDGAIRFDRLFKLANEYGMPACSITDHGNMFGAVDFYFTAKSFGIKPIIGCEAYIAPKSRFDQKRVKGEDNAFHIVLLAMNNQGYKNLLKLISFAHLEGFYYVPRIDKELLRKYHEGLICLTACLKGEIPSMILRGNEKVIHDTVEEYYSIFGDRLYFELQDNGLQEQTVINNGLADLSKRYGIPLVATNDCHYLRQEEAKAHELLLCIQTGKTMNDKDRLAFQSEEFYFKSKEKMASAFTQYPDALSNTMKIAEMCNVDIDVGTYHFPEFKLPDGQSDINRYFESLCNKGFKDRMGQIRASYNHFDEQMEKEYAERLVYEMDVIKRIGFASYFLIVSDFIGHAKSIKIPVGPGRGSAAGSLVAYCLRITDIDPIKYDLIFERFLNPERVSMPDIDVDFCKKRRDEVIKYVTEKYGKDNVAQIITFGTMQSKAAVRDVGRALGIPYAEVDKIAKLITSADNGIEKAITDEQQLSDAYRNDPKMGELLDNAMVLEGLARHASTHAAGIVIANKHLSEYLPLYKGSKGEIITQFAMKTIEKIGLIKIDFLGLETLTIIDEAIKLLKGQNIDLDISNIPLDDKKTYDLLSAGNTSGVFQLESRGMKDLLTKLRPATFEDIMPLIALYRPGPLKSGMVDEFIKRKNNPSLVKYETPLLEGVLKDTYGVIIYQEQIMKIATVLAKFSIKDADSLRKAMSKKIPEQIEAYREQFMTGAIENGVSSLAANKIYDVILQFGEYGFNKSHSTAYGLVSYQTAYLKAHHYVPYFAAILTSEVNDTDKMVKYITECREDGIEILPPDINKSDKSFTVVDNRIRFGLSGIKNVGDAALDGIIAMREELGEFTSFPQFLSAIDSRKANKKVMESLIKAGCFDTMGLKRSQLLYILQEKSDKLQKKDTRNLYQMDIFGKEYGTNDSIDIPEIEELTRDEILRGEKEALGFYFSRHPMEGYEELIAQVTPFDSQNLKDTETSEDISMVGMVSNRKEVVTKRGDKMAYLTLEDTKGTAEVIVFPDLYSKNLSGISSEKPLIVTGTLDKADETGARIKAKSITLLEDVAREMKRQVSLRIDCQVFKKEDLRKLKDILVSLKGKASVSLEFLLNGNMEFLKIRDLRVDPVKMDVVLRNFPQGVSFEVLDEILS; encoded by the coding sequence ATGAGTGATTTCGTCCATCTTCACCTTCATACCCAGTTCAGTCTGCTGGACGGAGCGATACGGTTTGACCGCCTTTTCAAACTGGCAAACGAATACGGCATGCCGGCGTGCAGTATTACAGACCACGGCAATATGTTCGGCGCGGTGGATTTTTATTTTACCGCGAAGAGTTTTGGTATAAAGCCTATCATAGGCTGCGAGGCCTATATTGCTCCCAAATCAAGGTTCGACCAAAAAAGGGTAAAGGGCGAGGACAACGCGTTTCATATCGTACTCCTTGCCATGAACAACCAAGGCTACAAGAATCTCCTCAAACTGATCAGTTTCGCACACCTTGAAGGATTCTACTACGTTCCCAGAATAGACAAAGAACTACTCAGAAAATACCATGAAGGCCTCATCTGCCTTACCGCCTGCCTGAAAGGCGAAATCCCAAGCATGATTTTAAGAGGCAACGAGAAAGTTATCCACGACACAGTGGAAGAATACTATTCCATTTTCGGAGACAGGCTTTATTTCGAACTTCAGGACAACGGGCTTCAGGAGCAGACCGTAATCAACAACGGTCTCGCCGATCTGTCTAAGCGTTACGGTATCCCCCTTGTGGCCACAAACGACTGCCACTACTTGAGGCAGGAAGAGGCCAAGGCCCATGAGCTTCTTTTATGCATCCAGACCGGCAAGACGATGAACGACAAAGACAGACTGGCCTTTCAGAGCGAAGAATTCTATTTCAAATCAAAAGAGAAGATGGCCTCCGCCTTTACTCAATACCCCGATGCCCTATCCAACACGATGAAAATAGCCGAGATGTGCAACGTGGACATTGATGTGGGTACCTATCATTTCCCGGAATTCAAGCTTCCGGACGGGCAGTCTGATATCAACAGATATTTCGAGAGCCTGTGCAATAAGGGGTTCAAGGACCGTATGGGGCAGATAAGGGCCTCCTATAATCACTTCGACGAGCAAATGGAAAAGGAATATGCGGAACGGCTCGTCTACGAGATGGATGTTATTAAGAGGATCGGTTTTGCCAGTTACTTCCTCATCGTCTCCGATTTCATAGGGCACGCAAAGTCCATAAAAATCCCAGTGGGACCTGGGAGGGGTTCGGCGGCTGGCAGTCTCGTCGCGTACTGCCTCCGAATCACCGACATAGATCCCATCAAGTACGACCTGATTTTCGAACGGTTCTTAAACCCAGAGCGCGTGAGCATGCCCGATATCGATGTGGACTTCTGCAAGAAAAGACGTGATGAAGTCATAAAGTACGTTACAGAAAAATACGGCAAGGACAATGTGGCCCAGATAATCACTTTCGGAACGATGCAGTCGAAGGCTGCCGTGCGAGATGTGGGAAGAGCCTTGGGAATCCCTTACGCCGAGGTGGATAAGATCGCAAAATTGATCACATCGGCAGACAACGGCATCGAAAAAGCGATTACCGACGAACAGCAGCTAAGTGACGCCTATCGCAATGACCCCAAGATGGGAGAGCTTCTTGATAACGCGATGGTCCTTGAAGGACTTGCCCGCCACGCTTCCACTCATGCGGCGGGCATCGTGATTGCAAACAAGCACCTCTCTGAATACCTCCCTCTCTACAAAGGGTCCAAGGGCGAAATTATTACCCAGTTCGCCATGAAGACCATCGAAAAGATAGGACTCATCAAAATTGATTTCTTGGGACTCGAGACCCTTACCATCATAGATGAGGCCATAAAGCTTCTGAAGGGCCAAAATATCGACCTTGACATAAGCAACATCCCCTTAGACGACAAGAAAACCTATGACCTTCTGTCTGCGGGGAATACTTCCGGGGTGTTCCAGCTTGAAAGCAGAGGCATGAAGGACCTTCTTACCAAACTGAGGCCTGCCACCTTTGAAGATATAATGCCCCTAATCGCCCTCTACCGCCCCGGTCCCCTGAAGAGCGGCATGGTAGACGAATTTATAAAGAGGAAGAACAACCCTTCTCTTGTAAAATACGAGACACCCCTCCTGGAAGGTGTACTTAAGGATACTTACGGCGTTATAATCTACCAGGAACAGATTATGAAGATAGCTACGGTGCTTGCCAAGTTCTCGATTAAGGACGCCGATTCCTTGAGGAAGGCAATGAGTAAGAAGATTCCGGAGCAGATTGAAGCATATAGAGAGCAGTTTATGACCGGGGCCATAGAGAACGGGGTGTCCTCTTTAGCGGCTAACAAAATCTACGATGTAATCCTCCAGTTCGGGGAGTACGGTTTCAATAAGTCCCACAGTACAGCCTACGGACTTGTTTCCTACCAGACAGCATACCTGAAGGCTCATCATTATGTCCCCTATTTCGCCGCTATCCTAACAAGCGAAGTGAATGATACGGACAAGATGGTGAAATACATCACCGAGTGTAGGGAGGACGGCATAGAGATATTGCCTCCCGATATAAACAAGAGCGATAAATCCTTTACCGTGGTAGATAACAGGATAAGGTTCGGCCTTTCGGGAATAAAAAACGTGGGAGATGCAGCTCTTGACGGAATCATTGCGATGAGAGAAGAGCTCGGAGAGTTCACTTCTTTTCCTCAATTCTTGAGCGCGATTGATTCAAGGAAAGCAAACAAGAAAGTTATGGAGAGTCTCATAAAAGCGGGCTGTTTCGATACTATGGGCCTCAAGAGGTCTCAGCTTCTCTATATACTTCAGGAGAAATCGGACAAATTACAAAAAAAAGATACCCGTAACCTCTATCAGATGGATATATTTGGTAAGGAATACGGAACAAACGATTCGATTGACATACCCGAGATAGAGGAATTGACCCGCGATGAGATACTCAGAGGTGAAAAAGAAGCCTTGGGTTTCTACTTCAGCAGACACCCCATGGAAGGCTATGAGGAACTAATCGCTCAGGTGACTCCCTTTGACAGTCAGAATCTGAAGGATACTGAAACATCGGAAGACATAAGCATGGTCGGGATGGTAAGTAATCGCAAGGAAGTTGTGACGAAAAGAGGCGACAAGATGGCCTATCTGACCCTGGAGGATACGAAGGGTACCGCTGAAGTGATCGTCTTTCCGGACCTCTATTCGAAAAACCTTTCCGGCATCTCTTCAGAGAAACCGCTGATTGTGACGGGGACACTGGATAAGGCGGACGAGACAGGGGCGAGAATAAAAGCAAAGAGTATAACTCTTCTGGAAGATGTGGCCAGAGAGATGAAAAGACAGGTGAGCTTGAGAATAGATTGCCAGGTGTTTAAAAAAGAAGACCTGAGAAAATTGAAGGATATTCTGGTGAGCCTCAAGGGAAAGGCGTCCGTTTCTCTCGAATTTCTGCTGAACGGTAACATGGAATTCCTGAAGATCAGAGATTTACGGGTAGATCCCGTTAAAATGGACGTAGTACTGAGGAATTTCCCGCAAGGTGTATCTTTCGAGGTGTTGGATGAGATATTATCTTGA
- the guaA gene encoding glutamine-hydrolyzing GMP synthase translates to MDYHEEIILILDFGSQYTQLIARKVRELGVYCEIYPFNLNLEKIKLMDPKGIILSGGPKSVTEADAPICDENVFSLGVPILGICYGLQLITRLCEGTVDKSTKREYGKAHLFVDDSDLLLKGIKDGDVVWMSHTDRILRMPKGYKTLAHSDNSPHAAIRSVEKDIYGVQFHPEVHHTLKGNRILKNFLYKICKVKGLFSPKSFAKLAVERIRNEVGDRKVICALSGGVDSSVVATLIHEAIGDNLRCIFVNNGVLRKDEELEVIDIFKDRLHLNLKYVDAEDRFLAALKGIKDPERKRKIIGKLFIKIFEEEAKSLSDVQYLAQGTLYPDVIESTSFKGPSATIKSHHNVGGLPKRMKLKLLEPLRELFKDEVRVVGKELGLPDHLIHRQPFPGPGLAIRIIGAITKERLKILKDADAIVRDEVERKMSFRHIWQSFAILIPVKTVGVMGDERTYANVIALRIVESEDAMTADWARVPNDVLDTMARRIINEVPGVNRVVYDISSKPPSTIEWE, encoded by the coding sequence ATGGATTACCATGAGGAAATAATCCTAATACTGGATTTCGGGTCCCAGTATACACAGCTTATAGCCCGGAAAGTGCGCGAGCTGGGGGTGTACTGCGAGATCTATCCCTTTAACCTCAACCTTGAAAAAATTAAATTGATGGATCCGAAAGGGATCATTCTTTCAGGGGGTCCGAAAAGTGTGACCGAGGCCGACGCCCCCATATGCGATGAGAATGTCTTCTCTCTCGGCGTGCCCATACTCGGTATATGTTACGGCTTACAGCTTATCACGAGGTTATGCGAAGGAACGGTAGACAAATCGACTAAGCGTGAGTACGGAAAGGCACATCTGTTCGTCGACGACTCCGATCTGCTGCTTAAGGGAATCAAGGACGGGGACGTGGTGTGGATGAGCCATACGGACCGGATACTGCGGATGCCCAAAGGGTATAAGACCCTCGCTCATTCCGACAACTCCCCGCACGCCGCTATAAGGTCGGTGGAGAAAGATATTTACGGGGTTCAGTTTCACCCTGAGGTACACCATACGCTCAAGGGCAATCGTATTCTCAAAAACTTTCTCTATAAAATATGCAAAGTAAAGGGTCTTTTCTCCCCTAAATCGTTCGCCAAACTCGCTGTCGAGCGTATCAGGAACGAAGTAGGTGATAGAAAAGTAATATGTGCCCTGAGCGGAGGGGTTGATTCATCTGTTGTAGCCACCTTGATCCATGAGGCTATAGGGGACAACCTCCGTTGCATCTTCGTCAATAACGGGGTTTTGAGAAAAGATGAGGAGCTGGAGGTCATTGATATTTTCAAGGACAGACTCCACCTGAATCTCAAGTACGTGGATGCGGAGGACAGATTTCTTGCCGCTCTCAAAGGGATAAAGGACCCGGAGCGAAAGAGAAAAATCATCGGGAAACTGTTCATTAAGATCTTTGAGGAAGAGGCAAAGAGCTTAAGCGACGTACAGTACCTTGCCCAAGGCACCCTCTATCCCGATGTTATCGAAAGCACATCCTTCAAAGGACCGTCGGCCACTATAAAAAGTCACCATAATGTAGGAGGGTTGCCCAAAAGGATGAAACTCAAGCTCCTGGAACCCCTTCGAGAGCTTTTTAAGGACGAGGTAAGAGTCGTAGGGAAAGAACTAGGGTTACCGGACCATCTGATCCATAGACAACCTTTTCCCGGACCCGGCCTCGCCATAAGGATCATAGGTGCTATAACCAAGGAACGGTTGAAAATACTTAAAGATGCGGACGCCATCGTCCGGGATGAAGTTGAGAGGAAGATGTCTTTCAGACACATATGGCAGTCCTTCGCGATTCTCATTCCAGTAAAAACGGTGGGCGTAATGGGCGATGAGAGAACCTACGCGAATGTCATCGCGTTACGGATAGTGGAAAGCGAAGACGCCATGACCGCCGATTGGGCAAGAGTGCCGAATGACGTCCTCGACACCATGGCACGGAGAATAATTAACGAAGTGCCCGGTGTAAACCGGGTGGTATACGATATATCCTCCAAACCGCCAAGCACCATAGAGTGGGAATAG
- the guaB gene encoding IMP dehydrogenase yields the protein MQEKDINEGLTFDDVLLVPSMSSIMPNAADVSAYLTRSIKLNIPVLSAAMDTVTEAKTAICLAQEGGIGIIHRNMGVEEQAQEVEKVKKSESGMIVDPITIRPEQKIKDALDLMAKYRISGIPVTKGKKLVGIITNRDLRFETNLDETVKNVMTKENLVTVSEGIGLEESKKILHKHKIEKLLVVDRSFNLKGLITIKDIEKMRKFPNSCKDQIGRLRVGAAVGVAQDRDIRVEALVKAGCDVIVVDTAHGHSQNVINSVIEIKRNFKNVQLIAGNVATGEGAEALIKAGCDAVKIGVGPGSICTTRIIAGVGVPQITAIFTVSKVAKKYAIPIIADGGIKFSGDVTKALAAGADTVMIGNLFAGTDETPGEMVLYQGRTYKVYRGMGSLEAMKEGKTRDRYCIAEDEIESKIVPEGIEGRVPYRGSLSVAVQQLVGGLRSGMGYLGCASLKDLRETRRFVRITAAGLRESHVHDVIITKESPNYRIE from the coding sequence ATGCAAGAGAAGGATATTAACGAGGGCCTGACGTTTGATGATGTGCTTCTTGTTCCCTCCATGAGCAGCATTATGCCGAACGCGGCGGATGTCTCCGCCTACCTCACAAGAAGTATCAAACTCAATATACCGGTTCTAAGCGCCGCAATGGATACGGTCACCGAGGCCAAAACGGCTATATGTCTTGCCCAGGAAGGTGGCATAGGAATTATCCACAGAAATATGGGCGTGGAGGAGCAAGCCCAGGAGGTGGAGAAGGTCAAGAAGTCGGAAAGCGGTATGATTGTTGACCCCATAACCATTCGACCGGAACAGAAAATAAAAGACGCCCTTGACCTCATGGCAAAATACAGGATCTCAGGCATCCCGGTGACAAAAGGTAAAAAACTCGTGGGTATCATCACGAACAGGGACCTACGTTTTGAAACGAACTTGGACGAAACGGTAAAAAACGTCATGACCAAAGAGAACCTGGTTACGGTGAGTGAAGGGATAGGCTTGGAAGAATCCAAGAAGATCCTTCATAAGCACAAAATAGAGAAGCTCCTCGTGGTAGATCGGAGCTTCAATCTCAAGGGTCTCATTACTATTAAAGATATAGAAAAAATGAGGAAGTTCCCCAACTCATGCAAAGACCAGATCGGAAGGCTGAGGGTGGGAGCTGCAGTTGGAGTAGCTCAAGACCGTGACATAAGGGTAGAGGCCCTGGTTAAAGCTGGCTGTGACGTTATTGTGGTGGACACAGCTCACGGCCATTCCCAGAATGTAATCAATTCTGTAATTGAAATAAAGCGGAATTTCAAGAATGTCCAACTTATCGCTGGTAATGTAGCGACGGGCGAAGGCGCGGAAGCTCTTATAAAGGCGGGCTGTGACGCCGTGAAGATCGGCGTGGGACCGGGTTCAATATGCACTACAAGAATTATTGCCGGTGTGGGCGTACCGCAGATCACCGCCATATTTACAGTATCAAAGGTGGCAAAGAAGTACGCCATACCCATAATAGCAGACGGTGGCATTAAGTTTTCCGGAGACGTCACTAAGGCATTGGCAGCAGGGGCGGATACGGTCATGATAGGAAACCTTTTTGCGGGAACGGACGAGACGCCTGGCGAAATGGTGCTTTATCAGGGCCGCACCTACAAGGTCTACCGAGGGATGGGTTCTCTGGAGGCTATGAAAGAAGGAAAGACTAGAGACCGGTATTGTATTGCCGAGGATGAAATAGAATCCAAGATTGTGCCGGAAGGAATTGAAGGAAGGGTTCCCTACCGGGGTTCCCTCTCAGTCGCGGTACAGCAGCTTGTGGGCGGTCTACGCTCCGGCATGGGTTATCTCGGATGCGCAAGTCTCAAGGATCTCAGAGAGACTAGAAGATTCGTGAGGATTACGGCGGCCGGACTCAGAGAAAGCCATGTCCATGATGTAATCATTACGAAAGAGTCCCCCAACTACAGAATTGAGTGA